The window GAGGAGTACCTGAAAGACCCGAAACATTTTATTTACGCTATTGGCTCGGTTGTTGGACCGCATCCCTTCCCAGGAATGGTTCGTGACTTTCAGTCGGTTGTGGGGCGTGAAGCCCGGGCGCAGTTTCTGGAACGTTACAAGAAACTGCCGGATTACATAGCTGCCTGCGTAGGCGGTGGCTCCAATGCCATGGGCATTTTCACAGCCTTCCTGAATGATGAGAGTGTCAAACTGGTGGGAGTTGAACCGGCCGGAGAAGGTCTGGATACAGAACGCCACGCTGCAACCATGACATTGGGCAAGCCCGGTCAGTTACACGGTATGGCCTGCTATGTGCTTGAAGACAGTGAAGGTAATCCACTGCCGGTGCACTCCATTGCATCCGGGCTGGACTACCCCGGCAGCGGTCCGCAGCACGGCTATCTCAAGGATCTGGGGCGAGTGGAATACGCCTGCGCCAATGACACCGAGTGCCTGGATGCGTTTATGATGCTGTCACGTGTGGAAGGGATTATCCCTGCCCTGGAAAGTGCCCACGCCGTTGCCTGGGCGATACGCGAAGCGCCAGAAATGTCATCAGATCAGTCAATCCTGGTCAACCTCTCAGGGCGGGGAGACAAGGACGCCGACTACGTAGCAGAAAAACTGGGCCTGTAACTGCTTTTTCAGGCCACAAAAAAAGGCGAAACCCTTATACGGCTTCGCCTTTTTTGTAGCCCGGTGGCGCGTTGCTATCTAACGCAGAATTACCAGGGGTTTTTTTGCCGTTGTCAGCATGCTGGTAGTCGTACTGCCCAGCAGAAAACGGCGTATTTTCGAATGCCCGTAAGCGCCCATCACCAGAATATCGATACCAAATTCTTCCTGATAACTGTGCAACACCGGCTCTACCTCACCGCTACGGATGCTCAGGGTGATGTCCGATTGTAAGGGCGCCAGCATCTCCCTGGCCTTGTGCAGTTGGCTCATGGCCTCCGGCGTTTCAGCACCTACCATCACCAGATGCAATGGCATGCCTTTGAGAACCGGGCTGGCAGCCAGGTGTTCAACTCCGCGAAACGCAGTTGCGCTGCCATCAAACGCCAGCATGGCGCTTTTGGGCGTGGAGAATTCATTCGGCACCAGCAGAATCGGACGACTCATACTGCGAATAACCGTTTCAAGCTGGCTGCCAATGTGGTGCTCACCGTCGGAACTGCTTTCGCCGTGCAGCCCCATCACCAGCAGTCGAATCTCCCCCTGCATTCCCAACAGAGATTCCGTCAGATCACCATGGCGCTGGCGCTTTTTGATATTGCTTACGCCAGCCTCCTGCAACCTGCTGGCAGCCTCCTCCAGCATGTGGTTACCGTGTTCCAGAGCCAGCTTGGCCCGCTTACGGTCCAGTTGTGCCAGCTCGTCCAGAAGCTGCTCCCGGCTGCCCAGGCCAATGTTCCCTGCCAGGTCCGGCTCTGACGGATAACGCTCTTTATCCAGCACATGCAGCAGGGTCAGCGGTGAGTCCATATGCTTACTGGCCCAGGCCGCGTAATCACAAACCGCTGGCGCGGCTCGTGAACCGTCAATGCAGGCTAAAACCTGCAGTGTATCCTGGGGAGTACCGGTTTGGAGATTGCTTGTCGAATCCTGCATATTAATGGCCCATCAGCTGATCAATGCCTTCCGGCTTGTCGTGCACACCAAAACGGTCAACGATGGTGGCGCTGGCTTCGTTCATGCCAATCACTTCCACTTCCGCTCCGTCACGACGGAATTTGATAACCACCTTGTCCAGTGCGCCCACTGAGGTAATGTCCCAGAAATGGGCACGGCTGACATCTATGATCACTTTATCGACCACTTCACGAAAATCAAACGCGGCAATGAATTTTTCCGAGGAGCTGAAGAAAACCTGCCCCATTACCTTGTAGGTACGCGTACCCGATGATTCATCCAGCGTTGTCTGCACTTCCATAAAGTGCCCGATCTTGTTGGCAAAGAACAGTGATGCAAGCAGCACCCCGGCAAAAACGCCCAATGCGAGATTGTGGGTTGCAACAACCACACACACGGTTACCAGCATGACAATGTTGGTCGAAAGCGGATGGGTTTTCAGGTTGCGAATGGATTCCCAGGAGAAGGTGCCAATAGACACCATAATCATCACAGCTACCAGGGCGGCCATGGGGATCTGCACCAGAATATCGTCCAGAATCACGATCATCACCATCAGGAAAACACCGGCGGTGAGAGTGGAGAGCCGGGTCCGCCCCCCTGATTTGATATTGATAACAGACTGGCCAATCATCGCGCAGCCAGCCATACCACCAAACAGGCCAGACCCTATGTTGGCGATGCCCTGCCCGCGACATTCACGGTTGCGGTCACTTTCTGTATCGGTCAGCTCATCCACAATAGTGGCCGTCATCATGGATTCCAGCAAACCGACTACCGCCAGCGGAATGGAATACGGCAGGATGATCATCAGGGTTTCGAGGTTCAGCGGTACATCCGGCCAGAGAAAGATCGGCAGAGTGTCAGGCAATTCACCCATATCGCCTACGGTGCGTACATCGATATTGAACAGCACAGCGACAATCGTCAGGGCCACGATACAGATCAGAGGAGAAGGCAGCACCTTGCCCAGCACCGGCACATAAGGGAACAGGTAGATGATTCCCAGCCCGGCGGCGGTCATGGCATATACGTGCCAGGTTACGTTGGTCAGCTCAGGTAACTGCGCCATAAAAATCAGAATGGCGAGGGCATTCACAAAGCCGGTAACGACTGAGCGTGACACAAATCGCATGAGACTGCCCAGCTTCAGCCAGCCAGCCAGGATCTGGATCACACCAGTTAACAGAGTAGCAGCCATAAGATATTCCAGGCCGTGCTCTTTCACCAACGTGACCATAAGCAGCGCCATAGCACCGGTTGCTGCAGAGATCATACCCGGGCGACCACCCACAAAGGCGATAATCACTGCGATACAAAACGAGGCATAAAGCCCCACTTTGGGGTCTACACCGGCGATGATCGAGAAAGCAATCGCTTCCGGAATCAGGGCCAGGGCAACCACAATTCCGGCGAGCAAGTCGCCCTTGGTGTTGGAAAACCAGTTGGCTTTCAGGGTGTTTACCATAGTTCGGGTGTCCAGGTGTCTGTGCGGTTTAAAAATTAGGGCTTTGCCGGTGCATGAATTAAGGAAATACCGGCAGAAGAAAGGGCGCAAATTCTATCAAACTGCGGGTACATGCGTAAGAGCGCCTGTCCCCTGAGCGTTGCAGGCTGGTATTATTAAGGCCTAGCCTGAGGTTAAACGGAGTTTCGCCTGTTTATGGATGATGTCGCATCCCAGTTCCTGACCGCAAACCAGACCATACTGCATTTATTTGTGGCGCTCCTTCTTGGCGCAATTATAGGGCTTGAACGAGGTTGGGACGCCCGTGAACAGAAATCCGGGGAACGCATAGCCGGTATCCGCACGTTTTCACTCACCGGTCTTCTGGGTGGCATTTCAGCGGTACTGGCCCAGGAGATCACCCCCTGGGCCTTCCCGGTTCTACTGTTGAGCGTCGTTGCCATGGCAATCGTGGCGTACAGTGAACGACTCGATCATATCCGCAACTTCAGCATTACCGGCATGGTCGGCATGACACTGACCTTCTGCTTCGGTGCCATTGCTGTGGCGGTGGATCCTGTGATGGCAACGGCAGCCGCTGTGATCACCGCCCTTATTCTCGACAATAAAGAAGAGATTCACAGCTGGGTCAACAAACTCAAAGCCCATGAACTGGACGCAGCACTCAAACTGCTTCTTATATCTGTGGTGATGTTGCCGTTGCTACCCAATGAAGCAATGGGCCCCGGGGGAGTATTAAACCCTCGTGAAATCTGGTGGATGGTGGTGATGATCGCATCTCTGTCGTTCATCGGCTATTTCGCAATGCGGGTTGCCGGCACCCGCAAGGGCATTCTCTTTACCGGCCTGTTTGGTGGCCTGAGCTCCTCCACCGCATTGACCCTGCATTTTGCCCGCCAGGCCAAGCTGTACCCAGCGTTGAACGCGCAATTTGCAACCGGCATTCTGATTGCCTGCGGCACCATGTTCCCTCGCATACTGGTGTACTGCTTCGTAATCAACCGTGACCTGCTTCCAAGCCTCGTATGGCCAGTAGTGGTGATGTCCATCCTCCTTTATGTGCCGGCCATTGTTATTTGGCAACGGAACTCTGGTGCAAACCAGGTCAGCCAGCCGACGCTCGGTCAGAACCCACTCGACCTGAAATCCGCTCTGGTTTTCGGCATACTCCTGACCGTTATCCTGCTTCTTGGCGATTTTCTTGAGAACTGGCTGGGCAACACTGGCGTGTACGTGCTGGCAGCCACCTCTGGCATTGCTGATGTGGATGCGATTACTCTTTCCCTGGGCCGCATGTCCAACACCAGCCTTGCGATGGATACGGCGGTTATGGGCATTGTTATTGCCGCGACCACCAACAATCTGGTCAAGTCAGGCATGGCCTGGGTGATTGGCAACCGGCAAACGGGACTCTATGTGGCGGGCCCCATGCTGCTTTCACTGGGTGCGGGACTTCTTGTGGCGTGGCTTCAGTGATCTCTGAATGGCTAACGCGCACAACGGAATGTCAGGTTGTAACGGCAGGCACCAGTCAGCAGGTGGGCTCCCGCTTTAAGGGCAAGCACTCCGTGGTAGCGCAACCTTGAGGGCCCGCCCCAGACCACCACATCGCCGTGGCTCAGCGGGATATTCGATGGTCGTTCACTGCGAGTGAGCCCGCCAAACTGAAATACCTGAGGCAACCCGAGAGAAACAGATACTATAGGCTGCGAAAGGTCTTGTTCGTTTTTATCCTGATGCAGCCCCATTTTTGCACCCGGCTCATAACAGTTAATAAGACAGGCATCCGGAGTAAACCCCGTATATCCCGCCGCATTTGCAGCCCGCCAGGCCAAATCGGTGAAAGCGGCCGGCATCTCTGGCCAGGGGACGCCGGAATCAGGATCTTCAGCCTGATAGCGATACCCTCTCGCATCAGTAACCCACCCCAGGCTTCCACAACAACTCATGGCAACGGACATGCTGTGCCCGCCGGGTGTTTTCATGTGCCTCAGCGGAGCGACCGCCGTTACCCCCTTCACCTCCAGCAGCAGGTCCTCCCCGATAGCAGATGCGAACTGCCGGAGTACAATTGCGCCTTCGGAAAGAGCCTCTGTAGACGCTTCCACCGGCTGATCGGCAAACAGATCAGGTGTCATCAACTGCCTTTTAAATGGACTTTACAGAGAGCATTTTTAACACGAAAAACAAGCCCTTTCACATGGGAAAAGTAAAACATGTAGCATGAATGAAAGCCTGTTCATGAAGAACCGCTGAAAAACACGTATATTCTGTGGTCTTATCCATTATCCAGTAAGGACGTTTTAATGCTGTTTGCAATGATCATTGGTGGTCTGATTGGTTACACCTTTGGCAAGTTCCCCGGTTTACTGGTGGGGGCAGCTCTGGGTGCATTTCTGCTTAACCGCGCTAAAAGCCGATTGATTGGCAAACTTCAGAATATTCAATCCGGCTTTGTTGAATCTGTATTCGCGGTTATGGGCGCCCTTTGCAAAGCAGATGGCGTTGTATCGAAAGATGAAATACAGATGGCTGAAACCATGTTCATGCGTTTTCGCCTGAACGAAGCCCAGATTACAACCGCCAAAGCAGCGTTCAGCCGGGGTAAAGCCGAAGGCTTCGATCTGGATGCAGAGCTGGAACACTTCATGCGCATCAGTGGAGGCCAGCCGGCTTTCCTGCAGATGTTCCTTCAGGTGCAGGTTTCAGCGGTTGCAGCAGATGGCGTTGTACACCCGGCAGAGCACGAGATGCTGGTTCGCATTGCCCGCGGTCTGGGCCTGCCTGAAAGCCAGGTTGATCAACTGGAAGCCATGTTGCGCGGCGCGCATACTGGCCAGGCCGGAGGCCAGCGGTCTACGGCCCAACAGAACGACGACGCCTATAAGGTTCTGGGAGTCTCGCCGTCAATCAGTGACGCTGAACTTAAAAAAGTCTATCGCAAGCTGATGAGCGAGAACCACCCCGACAAACTTGCAGGGCGTGGTCTTCCGGAAAGCATGCGCGAAATGGCAGAAGAACGGACTCAGGAAATAACCCACGCCTACGACATCATCAAGGAATCCCGCAAAAACAGCGCCTGATTCCCCTTAGCTGAACCTTCACGAGCCCGGTTAATTTAACGGGCTTGTGAACCCGCAACAGTCAACCATGCCGCAGTCACGTTAAAAGCTTCTCAACTTCTGGCCTGCTTTGTCACCGAGCACCAGCATAGCGGGTGTCAGTAACAACGTAAGTATGGTTGCGAAAGCCAGCCCCCCGGCAATAGCGCTGGAAAGTTGCGCCCACCATTGCGTGGATGGAGCCCCTAACCCCAACGATGGCGCCAGAAGATTTACATTGATACCGAGGACCATGGGCATCAACCCCAGCACGGTGGTCACAGCGGTCAGGATCACCGGGCGTAAGCGCAGGCAACTGGTTTCCAGCGCTGCCTCGTAAGCAGCCATCCCCTCTTTCTTCATCTGGTTATAGGTATCAATCAGAATGATGTTGTTGTTCACCACAATCCCTGCCAGCGCAATAATGCCCATACCGACCATAACAACACCGAAAGACTGCCCGTTCAGAAGTAATCCCAGAAGAACCCCTGCGGTGGAAAGCACAATCGCTGAGAGAATCAGAAAGCTCTGATACAGCGAGTTGAACTGGGTCACCAGAATAAGCAGCATCACGGCAATCGCCACCAGAAATGCGGTTGCCAGGAAGTTGGAAGCCTGCTGCTGATCTTCGTTTTCACCTGCAAACTTCACCGACACGCCATCAGGGGGCTCAGGGAGATTTGCCTGTAACGCTTTCAGTAAACTGTCCACCTGCTCGCCGGGCTGGATATCTGATTTGATAGTAACCGTTCGCTGACCATCAACCCGGGCAATACTGCCGGTCTTGCTTCCCGGCTGCAGATCGAGAAACTGCGATAGCGGCACCTGCCCCCGGGGTGTGCTGATTGTCTGGCGCTGCAAATGATCCAGCTCGCGCCAGTTATTCGGAACCCGTACCGCAATGTCCACCTCGTCCCGCACATCTTCGGGCCGGTAGGTTGCCAGTACCAGCCCATTGGTAACCAGACGAACTGCACTGCCAATGCTGAGCACATCGGTTCCAAACCGGGCAGCAGCTTCCCGGTCAACTTCCAGGCGCCATTCAATACCGGGTAAGCTCCGATCATCTTCAATATCCAGAAATCCGCCCTGGGCACGCATCTGCTCTTCTATCTGGTCTACATACCCGTTAAGTTTGCTGCTTTCGCGACTACTGATCTGAAGCTCAATTGGCTTGCCGCCCGCCGGGCCGTTCTCCTGCTTTCGAAACTCAAGTTCAATACCCGGAATATCCTCAGTGCGGGCCATAAAATCCTCAAGAATCTCGCTGGCACGGCGGCGGGAAAACCAGTCGGTAAACTGGAACTGAAGCACTCCGATCACATCCGGAGCCATCTGCGTACTGGCGCTCAGCATTGACCGGGCGTAAACAGCTTTCACTTCAGGCATACCCTGCAAACGATCTTCTACCTGCCGCACAATGGCATCCCGTTCCAGCACCGAGAGATCTCCGCGCGCGCGAACCTGCACCTGAGCTGAATCCGGCTCCACACTGGGAAAGAACTCTACGCCATAGTTGAACTTTCCATAGGCGATATAGACCAGCACAACGATCGCCAACACGCCCATCAAGGTAAAACCGGGATAAGACAGGAGTGTGGAGAGCAAACGACGGTAACCCTGCATCATTTGCCCGCTTTCACTGACCGCACGGGCACGCCGACCACCGCTGATACCCCCCAGAACCGGCAGAAACACAAGAGCCATCGCCAGAGATGCAACCAGACAGATGATTACGGTGATGGGCAGAAACTTCATGAACTCTCCCACAACACCGGGCCAGAACAGAAGCGGTACAAACACCGCTAAAGTGGTGGCAGTAGACGCGATAATAGGCCAGGCCATGCGGCTTGCTGCCTCCGCCCAGGCGTCTTTCACTGTCTGCCCTTCAGAGAGGTTACGGTCTGCCAGCTCTGATACCACAATGGCACCGTCGACCAGCATTCCTGCAACCAGAATCAGGCTGAAGAGCACAACGATATTCAGGGTCAGGCCCATCATCCAGATCACCAGAATGCCGGTAAGAAAGGCACCAGGAATAGTAAGCCCTACCAGCATGGCGGATCGCGGTCCCATGGCAGCGATGATCACAATGATGACCAGCACAATGGCGGTCAGTACGTTATTGAGCAGGTCACTCAGCATATCCCGGACTTCATCAGACTGGTCCATGATATAGCGAATATCCAGAGCCTCCGGCAACTGGGGCTGTGCCCGGGCGATCAGCTCACGCACCTGACCCACGGTTTCTATAATGTTTGCGCCAGTGCGCTTTGACACTTCCAGCACCAGAGCCGGCTCGCCATTGATGCGGGCAAATCCGGTCGGGTCTTTGAAGGTGCGCTGGAGCATGGCTACGTCGCCGAAAGTCACTACGGTATCGCCATCAACTTTGATCGGCATGGACATAACATCTTCAATATTCTCGATAACGCCAGGGACTTTCAGCGTCATGCGCCCATTACCGGTATCCAGCGAGCCGGCTGCCACCAGCTGATTGTTGCGGGTAACCAGAGAGCCGAGGTTATCAAAGTCTATGCCATAGCTTTCCAGCACCTGGGGGTCTACAACAATTTCCAGCAGATCCTCCCGATCGCCTCCAATCTCGACTTCCAGGACCTCCGGAATCGCCTCGATAGCATCCTGAAACTCGCGGGCGATGGTTATCAATTCCCGTTCAGAAAGGGGTCCGGAAAGACCAATGGAAAGCACAGGGAAAAGAGAAACATTGATCTCATTCACCCGTGGTTCATCCGCCTCTTGCGGGAGGTTACTGCGGGCAGTATCCACCTTTTCCCGCACATCCTGCAGAGCTGTGTCCGGATCAAAACCGGCATCGAACTCCAGCATCACCGAAGCATGGCCCTCTGAAGCTGTACCCCGCATTTCCTTGACACCCTCAAGCGAGCGCAACTCCTGTTCCATAGGCCGCACCAGCAGTCGCTCTGCGTCTTCCGGGCTTATGCCTTCCAGCGTCATGGAGATATAGATCATGGGAATGGTAACGTCAGGGTTCGCTTCCCGCGGGATTGTCTGAAAAGCAGCTACACCACCCAGAATCAAAAACAGCAGGGTTAACAGTGTGGTGCGGCTACGATCTATTGCGGCGAAAATGAGTGCACGCATAATTGCTCAGCCCTGTTTTTCAGCGACATCAACAGGCTCAACGTACTCGCCCTCGCTGACAAATCCACCGCCACGGGTAATCAGGCGAATCTCATCGGGTAAACCGGTTACCCAGGCACCCTCGGTCGAAACACTGAGCAAGGTTACCGCGCCAAAAACAACCTGATTATCTTCATCAACATATTTCACTCCGGGCCGGCCATCTTCACCCAGAGACAAAAAAGCCGGGGAAATAAAAGTGGCCTGAACATCCGCCAGCGCAACACGAAGGTTGGCGCTGCCACCGGCAATGCGTTTCTGCTCCGGATTTTCAACGGCGATCTCTATAGCAAAACTACGGGTTTCGCGGTTTGCGGCACTGGCCACAAAAGTGATCACGCCCTCAAGTGCATCCCCATCCAGAGGACGCACCAGCACTTTCTGGCCGGGAGCGACTTGCGCAACGGATTGCTGTGGCACCTGCCCTTTGGCTTTAAGCCGGTCGATCCGAACCAGGTCATACAAGGGTGAGCCCACCTGAACCAGACTTCCTGCCTCCACGCTTTTACCGTTAATCACTCCATCAAAAGGCGCCGAAGGCCTGAGATGGGAAACAGCAAGCTCAGCAGCCTTCAACTCCGAACGGGCTGCAGCCAGTTCGCTTTCAAGACCGAGAATTTCCGACTGGGATGTCAGGTTGCTGGCGCGAAGCCTGCGTGCTGCAGACAGATCTGCCTCAAGCTTTCTGGCCTGAGCCTGCCAGCGCGCGACCTCTGCACTGCGGCCGTCTTCCGAAAGGGTTAACAACACATCACCGGCTTTAACTGAATCACCGAGCTCTGCTTCAATGGTTTCAACTGTGCCGGCAATCCGGGCGCTCACTGTTACAGCATTCCACGGCTCAATCTGGCCCTGGAGCAGAAGACCCGGCTCATATAGTTGAGCGTTGAGAGTTGTCACCTGGACCCGGGTCCGTTTCTGCTGCGCGACTTCCTGCTGTTCCGGCGCTTTGGTGCTGGCAACCCTGATATCGCCCGTTGCCATCCAGATCACCAGAGCAATCACCACCACTATGGACAATCCCAACGAACTCCACTTTACTCTGCTCATGAAATACCTACACAGCGTGAAACCAATGAATTGCAGCTGAAATAAAAACGCCCTCTGAAAAAAAACGGATTAAACGGTTGCAACCTGTTTAAAACGTGAGGTAGATTCTACACAGAATCTTTTTACGAATTCAGAGCAGATTGTCCGTTTTATGAATCTTAACTCCGTAATCATCCTTGCAGTGTCAGTCCTGGTGGTAGTGATACCTTCCGGGGGCTTTTGCGTGGATAAGCGGGTGAGATAGAGACAAGCCTGACGAAACACCAGAAACCCCCGGCACCGCAAGGTCCCGGGGGTTTCTTTTTTGCGGAAGAAAAAAACAGGAAATACGACAATGAACGGCGCACAGCACATTCTTGAAACGTTCCACCACCACAACATCCAGACGGTTTTTGGTTACCCGGGCGGCTGCATAATGCCGCTATACGATGCCTTGGTGGATGATGTGAACGTAGAACATGTGCTTTGTCGTCATGAACAAGGCTGTGCCCTGGCTGCGGACGGCTATGCCCGGGCCAGCGGCAAGCTGGGTGTTTGCATTGCCACCTCCGGCCCCGGCGCTACCAACCTGATTACGGGTGTAGCCAACGCGCACCGGGACTCAACCCCCATGCTGGTAATAACTGGCCAGGTTCCCTCCTCGTTGATTGGCACTGATGCCTTTCAGGAAACCGATGTTCTGGGAATGACTCTTGGAATCGTAAAACACAGCTATCTGGTTGAGAGTGCTGACGAACTGCCTGTCATTCTGGACGAAGCCATTGAACTGGCTCAAAGCGGGCGACCCGGGCCTGTATGGATTGATATCCCAAAGGATGTGTTACTGGCAGAAACTGCAGCTGCCCCGATCGGCCGTTCGATACTGCGGGAAGCCGTATGCCCCGACCTCGCCAGCGCGATAGCCATGCTGCGAACAGCCCGCAAGCCACTGCTTTACAGTGGCGGAGGCATAAGCCTGGCCCATGCAGAAGAGAGCTTTCATGAATTTGCCGAGAACTCCGGGCTGCCGGCGGTAGTAACACTCAAGGGTATCGGAAACCCTGGCAAACACAGTACTCACAACCTCGGCATGCTGGGCATGCACGGTTCCCGTGCTGCAAACCGTGCCGTAGATGAATGCGACCTCCTTCTGGTAATCGGTGCCCGCCTGGACGACCGCGCCACCGGCAAGCTGGAGGGATTTGCGCCAAATGCACGCCTGATCCACATTGACGCCGACGCGGCTGAAATGAACAAACTCCTGAGTGCAGAGCTCGCAATTCGCGGCGACCTGAACGCCATTCTCAAAGAACTGACACGAACACTCAGAGAAGCGCCTCTGGAGATCAGCGAATGGCGCAGGCAATGCCAGACCTGGCGCACGACGGGAGGTTTTCAGGCAGCAGATAATGAAGAGCCTCTGGCTCCAATTACTGGCCCTGCATTCATTCGCCAGCTATCCCGGATTGCACCGGATGACACGACTATTGCGTGCGATGTTGGCCAGCATCAGATGTGGATAGCCCAGCATTACCAGTTCGACCACCCGCGCCATCATCTCACCAGCGGCGGCCTGGGCACCATGGGTTTTGGTTTGCCTGCGGCAATCGGGGCCCAGTTTGCCAGGCCTGACAGTACCGTTCTGAATGTAACCGGCG is drawn from Marinobacter sp. ANT_B65 and contains these coding sequences:
- a CDS encoding efflux RND transporter permease subunit, which codes for MRALIFAAIDRSRTTLLTLLFLILGGVAAFQTIPREANPDVTIPMIYISMTLEGISPEDAERLLVRPMEQELRSLEGVKEMRGTASEGHASVMLEFDAGFDPDTALQDVREKVDTARSNLPQEADEPRVNEINVSLFPVLSIGLSGPLSERELITIAREFQDAIEAIPEVLEVEIGGDREDLLEIVVDPQVLESYGIDFDNLGSLVTRNNQLVAAGSLDTGNGRMTLKVPGVIENIEDVMSMPIKVDGDTVVTFGDVAMLQRTFKDPTGFARINGEPALVLEVSKRTGANIIETVGQVRELIARAQPQLPEALDIRYIMDQSDEVRDMLSDLLNNVLTAIVLVIIVIIAAMGPRSAMLVGLTIPGAFLTGILVIWMMGLTLNIVVLFSLILVAGMLVDGAIVVSELADRNLSEGQTVKDAWAEAASRMAWPIIASTATTLAVFVPLLFWPGVVGEFMKFLPITVIICLVASLAMALVFLPVLGGISGGRRARAVSESGQMMQGYRRLLSTLLSYPGFTLMGVLAIVVLVYIAYGKFNYGVEFFPSVEPDSAQVQVRARGDLSVLERDAIVRQVEDRLQGMPEVKAVYARSMLSASTQMAPDVIGVLQFQFTDWFSRRRASEILEDFMARTEDIPGIELEFRKQENGPAGGKPIELQISSRESSKLNGYVDQIEEQMRAQGGFLDIEDDRSLPGIEWRLEVDREAAARFGTDVLSIGSAVRLVTNGLVLATYRPEDVRDEVDIAVRVPNNWRELDHLQRQTISTPRGQVPLSQFLDLQPGSKTGSIARVDGQRTVTIKSDIQPGEQVDSLLKALQANLPEPPDGVSVKFAGENEDQQQASNFLATAFLVAIAVMLLILVTQFNSLYQSFLILSAIVLSTAGVLLGLLLNGQSFGVVMVGMGIIALAGIVVNNNIILIDTYNQMKKEGMAAYEAALETSCLRLRPVILTAVTTVLGLMPMVLGINVNLLAPSLGLGAPSTQWWAQLSSAIAGGLAFATILTLLLTPAMLVLGDKAGQKLRSF
- a CDS encoding SulP family inorganic anion transporter — its product is MVNTLKANWFSNTKGDLLAGIVVALALIPEAIAFSIIAGVDPKVGLYASFCIAVIIAFVGGRPGMISAATGAMALLMVTLVKEHGLEYLMAATLLTGVIQILAGWLKLGSLMRFVSRSVVTGFVNALAILIFMAQLPELTNVTWHVYAMTAAGLGIIYLFPYVPVLGKVLPSPLICIVALTIVAVLFNIDVRTVGDMGELPDTLPIFLWPDVPLNLETLMIILPYSIPLAVVGLLESMMTATIVDELTDTESDRNRECRGQGIANIGSGLFGGMAGCAMIGQSVINIKSGGRTRLSTLTAGVFLMVMIVILDDILVQIPMAALVAVMIMVSIGTFSWESIRNLKTHPLSTNIVMLVTVCVVVATHNLALGVFAGVLLASLFFANKIGHFMEVQTTLDESSGTRTYKVMGQVFFSSSEKFIAAFDFREVVDKVIIDVSRAHFWDITSVGALDKVVIKFRRDGAEVEVIGMNEASATIVDRFGVHDKPEGIDQLMGH
- the djlA gene encoding co-chaperone DjlA, with product MLFAMIIGGLIGYTFGKFPGLLVGAALGAFLLNRAKSRLIGKLQNIQSGFVESVFAVMGALCKADGVVSKDEIQMAETMFMRFRLNEAQITTAKAAFSRGKAEGFDLDAELEHFMRISGGQPAFLQMFLQVQVSAVAADGVVHPAEHEMLVRIARGLGLPESQVDQLEAMLRGAHTGQAGGQRSTAQQNDDAYKVLGVSPSISDAELKKVYRKLMSENHPDKLAGRGLPESMREMAEERTQEITHAYDIIKESRKNSA
- the trpB gene encoding tryptophan synthase subunit beta; protein product: MTTPSPYDNLPDENGFFGKFGGQFVPPELKQVMDEISAAYQEIRQRKDFQDELAYLLADYVGRPSPIFYARRLSEKLGGARIYLKREDLNHTGAHKINHCLGEALLAKFMGKTKVIAETGAGQHGVALATACALVGIPCEIHMGTVDIAKEHPNVTKMKILGATLIPVSRGTATLKDAVDSAFEEYLKDPKHFIYAIGSVVGPHPFPGMVRDFQSVVGREARAQFLERYKKLPDYIAACVGGGSNAMGIFTAFLNDESVKLVGVEPAGEGLDTERHAATMTLGKPGQLHGMACYVLEDSEGNPLPVHSIASGLDYPGSGPQHGYLKDLGRVEYACANDTECLDAFMMLSRVEGIIPALESAHAVAWAIREAPEMSSDQSILVNLSGRGDKDADYVAEKLGL
- a CDS encoding efflux RND transporter periplasmic adaptor subunit: MSRVKWSSLGLSIVVVIALVIWMATGDIRVASTKAPEQQEVAQQKRTRVQVTTLNAQLYEPGLLLQGQIEPWNAVTVSARIAGTVETIEAELGDSVKAGDVLLTLSEDGRSAEVARWQAQARKLEADLSAARRLRASNLTSQSEILGLESELAAARSELKAAELAVSHLRPSAPFDGVINGKSVEAGSLVQVGSPLYDLVRIDRLKAKGQVPQQSVAQVAPGQKVLVRPLDGDALEGVITFVASAANRETRSFAIEIAVENPEQKRIAGGSANLRVALADVQATFISPAFLSLGEDGRPGVKYVDEDNQVVFGAVTLLSVSTEGAWVTGLPDEIRLITRGGGFVSEGEYVEPVDVAEKQG
- a CDS encoding MgtC/SapB family protein; the encoded protein is MDDVASQFLTANQTILHLFVALLLGAIIGLERGWDAREQKSGERIAGIRTFSLTGLLGGISAVLAQEITPWAFPVLLLSVVAMAIVAYSERLDHIRNFSITGMVGMTLTFCFGAIAVAVDPVMATAAAVITALILDNKEEIHSWVNKLKAHELDAALKLLLISVVMLPLLPNEAMGPGGVLNPREIWWMVVMIASLSFIGYFAMRVAGTRKGILFTGLFGGLSSSTALTLHFARQAKLYPALNAQFATGILIACGTMFPRILVYCFVINRDLLPSLVWPVVVMSILLYVPAIVIWQRNSGANQVSQPTLGQNPLDLKSALVFGILLTVILLLGDFLENWLGNTGVYVLAATSGIADVDAITLSLGRMSNTSLAMDTAVMGIVIAATTNNLVKSGMAWVIGNRQTGLYVAGPMLLSLGAGLLVAWLQ
- a CDS encoding universal stress protein; this translates as MQDSTSNLQTGTPQDTLQVLACIDGSRAAPAVCDYAAWASKHMDSPLTLLHVLDKERYPSEPDLAGNIGLGSREQLLDELAQLDRKRAKLALEHGNHMLEEAASRLQEAGVSNIKKRQRHGDLTESLLGMQGEIRLLVMGLHGESSSDGEHHIGSQLETVIRSMSRPILLVPNEFSTPKSAMLAFDGSATAFRGVEHLAASPVLKGMPLHLVMVGAETPEAMSQLHKAREMLAPLQSDITLSIRSGEVEPVLHSYQEEFGIDILVMGAYGHSKIRRFLLGSTTTSMLTTAKKPLVILR
- the alkB gene encoding DNA oxidative demethylase AlkB, which codes for MTPDLFADQPVEASTEALSEGAIVLRQFASAIGEDLLLEVKGVTAVAPLRHMKTPGGHSMSVAMSCCGSLGWVTDARGYRYQAEDPDSGVPWPEMPAAFTDLAWRAANAAGYTGFTPDACLINCYEPGAKMGLHQDKNEQDLSQPIVSVSLGLPQVFQFGGLTRSERPSNIPLSHGDVVVWGGPSRLRYHGVLALKAGAHLLTGACRYNLTFRCAR